TCCTCGTCTGCCTCATCGTCCGCGGCGTGGCCTTCGAGTACCGGGCCAAGCGCCCCGAGGAGCACTGGCAGCGCAACTGGGAACTCGCCATCTTCTGGGCCTCCCTGCTGCCCGCGTTCCTGTGGGGCGTGGCGTTCGCCAACATCGTGCGCGGGGTGCAGATCGGCCCCGACAAGGAGTACGTGGGCGACGTCTTCGACCTGCTCAACCCGTTCGCGCTGCTCGGCGGGCTGGTCACCCTCTTCCTCTTCACCTTCCACGGCGCGGTGTTCACGGCGCTGAAGACCGTCGGCGACATCCGGATGCGGGCGCGCCGGCTGGCCGCCGTCCTCGGCACGGCGACGGCCGCGCTGGCGCTCGGGTTCCTGCTGTGGCTCCAGGCGGACACCGGCGACGGGCGGAGCCTGGTGACGCTGATCGTGGCGGTGGCGGCGCTCTTCTGCGCGATCGGCACGGTGGCGGCGGGCCGGGAGGGCTGGTCGTTCCTCTACTCCGGGGTGACGATCGTGGCCACGGTCGCGACGCTGTTCCTGGCGCTGTACCCGGACGTGATGCCGTCGAGCCTGAACCCGGCGTGGAGTCTGACGGCGGAGAACGCCTCGTCGACGCCGTACACGTTGAAGATCATGACGTGGTGCGCGGGGATCGCGACACCGGTGGTGCTGATGTACCAGGGGTGGACGTACTGGGTGTTCCGCAAGCGCATCGGTACGCAGCACATCGCGCCGGAGGCGCACGCGGCGGTCGCCGCGGGCGGGGCGGGCGCGGACGGTGCGGAGACCGGCGGGACGGGCCGGTGAGATGAAGCCCGTCGACCCGCGCCTGGCCCGCTACGCCCGCGCCACCCGGCTCTTCCTGCTCGCCACGGTCGCGCTCGGCGCGGCCGGTGCGGGGCTGG
The Streptomyces sp. CNQ-509 DNA segment above includes these coding regions:
- the cydB gene encoding cytochrome d ubiquinol oxidase subunit II, producing the protein MELHVVWFVLIAVLWTGYFFLEGFDFGVGVLTRVLARDRAERRVLINTIGPVWDGNEVWLLTAGGATFAAFPDWYATLFSGFYLPLLLILVCLIVRGVAFEYRAKRPEEHWQRNWELAIFWASLLPAFLWGVAFANIVRGVQIGPDKEYVGDVFDLLNPFALLGGLVTLFLFTFHGAVFTALKTVGDIRMRARRLAAVLGTATAALALGFLLWLQADTGDGRSLVTLIVAVAALFCAIGTVAAGREGWSFLYSGVTIVATVATLFLALYPDVMPSSLNPAWSLTAENASSTPYTLKIMTWCAGIATPVVLMYQGWTYWVFRKRIGTQHIAPEAHAAVAAGGAGADGAETGGTGR